In Pirellulaceae bacterium, the sequence TCTCTCGTGCTCGCCAAAGGTTGGGAGCTCCTTTTCGCCATTCGTGCAACCCAACGAGCAACTCGATGATCGGTCCTTGCCGAGTGATCGTGTCGAACAGAGTCAGAGGAACGAGGAATGAATTTAGTCGGAAAGATTTTTACCGTACTGATCTTGGTGATGAGCATTTTGTTCATGGCGTTTGCCATCTCGGTTTACGCCACTCATCGCAATTGGAAAAACCTTGCCAATACTACCAAGGCGGATGTGGTCAGTCTCAATGCTGAGAATGACCAGCTTCGGTCTGAAATTGAAAAGTCGCAAAACCAAATGTCGCATGAAAAGGCGGCGCGAAGGTTTGCTTTGGGGCGTCTTGAAACTCGTCTGCAAGAAAAGTCAGATCAGGCCAGCGAGCTGAATCGGAAGGGCAACGAACTGTTAGCTCAGCAGCGGAATGCAATTGATGCGGTCAACAGTGCACAGCGACAGCTTGATCAACTCAATCAGCAAGTGGCTGGTTTGCAGCAAGAGATTTTGACTTCCCAGCAAGAGCGAGACGTATCCTTTGAGCAAGTCCGTGAATTGACGGACCAAATTCACGAAGCGAAAGGTATTCGCAATGTGCTGGATCAGCGGTTGCAGCAACTGACCCAGGACTACACCAAGGCGACGACTGTTTTGAAGGCAAACGATCTGACAATTAGCAGTCCGGTCGACAATATTCCACCCGCTGTGGAAGGCGAAGTTGTCAAAGTGGTTGGCAACAGCATCGAAGTCTCGGTGGGTGAGCATGATGGAATTAAACAGGGGCACACGATCGTAGTATCGCGACGTGACAAGTATCTGGGACGAGCGGAGATTACTCGGGTGGGACCAGATCGAGCCGTGGGACGTATCCGGTATCGCAACGCACCGATTCAAGAGGGCGATCGTGTTCAAACGAAAGTCGAAGTCCGCTAAGCCAGCGAAAGCGGCAAAGCCAAAAAAAGAGAAGAAATCAAGGAAGAAGAAGGAAAAGCCGGCTAAAAGGGCAGGGGCCGCAAGTGCCGTCGCATTGAAGAAGCATCCAACCGACATTTATACGGTGATGCTAATCATCTCTTTTGCGGCCGTGCTGATCGCCTGCATTTTGCTGATTGTGGAACTGAACACCTATGGAGCTTATCCGTGGTGGAAGGCGAACTAGTCGCAAAGCGACTAGTGGACGTCGCTTGGGTGATTGAGGGGATCCTCGTCACCGGGTAAAAGGGTTGCTGAAGTCTAATAACCACGCGCAACCTGATGTTTCTGAGGCACTTACAACGACCTGCGGTGGTTGTCTCTGTTCGCCCGATTTGGTAAAATTCGGGCTTGGTTTGAAGCCTCTGAAGTGACCCGTACAACTTCTGTACGTGACGCCTCGGCTGCTCGGATAATCGGCAGCAAAATCAGTAGATCTAGCGTCCCAAGGCCTCTTAATTCGGATTCTTGGACGTTTGGCGAAAGGATTGCAAGTTGGCATCTGACCCTCGCGAACCGGACGATGCGGGTGAGCCCGTTGATGGTGGTGGTGATGACGGTGGTGATGACGGTGGAAATGGGACGGGCGATGGAGAAGGTCGCCTCCTGGATCTGCCGATTGAGGATGAGCTGAAGGAGAGCTATCTGACGTATGCGATGAGTGTCATCGTCAGCCGAGCTTTGCCGGACGCGCGCGACGGCCTTAAGCCGTCGCAGCGTCGAATTCTGGTCGCGATGAATGATCTGAACCTGGGGCCAGCTTCTGGTCGTGTAAAGTGTGCGAAGATCTCGGGCGACACGAGTGGTAACTATCATCCGCATGGCGAAAGCGTAATTTACCCCACATTGGTTCGGATGGCCCAAGAGTGGAACATGCGATATCCGCTGGTGGACAAGCAAGGTAATTTTGGATCGATCGCCGGTTTGCCTCCCGCTGCAATGCGATATACCGAAGCTCGTCTGTCGCAGATTTCGTCACAAATGCTTGACGATCTCAAGCTCGATACGGTCGACTATGTTCCGACCTACGACGAGCGTCGGTCCGAACCGACGGTGCTTCCCGCTCGTTTTCCGAACTTGTTGGTCAATGGTTCGAGCGGCATTGCTGTGGGCATGGCAACCTCCATACCGCCCCACAACTTGGGTGAGGTCTGCGACGCATTGATCAAAGTAATCGAAGAACCCAATGTGTCGATTGATGAATTGGCAGAGATTATCCCCGGTCCTGACTTCCCGACGGGCGGGATCATTTGTGGTCGTAGCGGGATTCGTCGTGGCTACCACACGGGGCGTGGTACGATCACGGTTCGCGCGCGAGCCAAAGTCGAGGAAGTGGCCCGAAATCGATCACGCATTGTCGTTTCAGAGATTCCCTACCAGCAATTTCGAGATCGAGTTGTCGAGCGGATTGCCGGCTTAGTCAATGATGGTCGAATCCCGGGTATCTCGAGTATTCGCGATGAGAGTGATTTGAAGGAGCCGGTGCGGTTGGTGATCGATGTGAAACGCGACGCCGATGCAGAAGTAGTGCTCAATCAGCTCTATCAGTTCTCCCCGCTTCAGGACACGTTCTCGATTATTTTACTCGCGTTGGTCGATGGTAAGCCACGCTTGATGTCGATCAAGACTCTGTTGGAAGAGTTCGTACGGCATCGCGTGAACGTGATTCGACGACGGACGCAGTTCTTGCTGGTGCGAGCACGTAAACGGAAACATACGGTCGAGGGCTTATTACTAGCGCTGGCCAACATTGATGAAATTATCCGCATCATTCGTGCCTCCCGGACACAAGCAGAGGCCAAGATTGGACTCATGGGAGTTGAGTGTCCTGCTGCAATGATGCAACGCGCTTTGGGCGAAGATGGATTTCAGCGGTTCCAGGAGGAACGGGGTGCTACCGACGTTTACACGTTGACCGCGGTTCAGTCGGACGCGATTTTGCGGATGACGCTGGGACAATTGGTCAATCTTGAGCAAGAGAAATTGGGGGGTGAGCATCGAACTTTACTCGAAGAAATCGGTGACTACCTGCGGATCTTGTCTGATCAGGCGAACATTCTGGCAATCATTAAGGATGACTTGCAGGATATCCGCAAAAGGCACAGTGACGTTCGACGCACGGAGATCAGCGGTGAAGAGTTGGGTGACATCGATCTTGAAGATCTGATCACCGAAGAAACAATGGTTGTTTCGCTCAGCCACCAGGGTTACATCAAGCGGACTCCCTCTAGCGTCTATCGGGCTCAGCGAAGAGGTGGCAAGGGTCTGAAGGGTGCAAAAACAGAAGACGAAGATCCAATCGCACATTTGTTTGTGGCGAGCACGCATGCCTACTTGCTGTTCTTTACAAACAAAGGCAAGGTCTATTGGCAAAAGGTCTATGGTCTTCCGCAGCTTAGCCGCGAGAGTCGTGGGCGAGCGATTGTAAACCTGTTGAATCTTAGTGAAGGTGAGAAAATCGCGGATTGTCGTGCGGTCCGTGACTTCAATTTACCCGGCCACTTTCTGATGATGGCCACCCGTAACGGACTCATTAAAAAAACGCCTTTGGAAGCCTACAGTCGGCCGAAAAAGGGTGGCATTATTGCCGTTAAATTGCGCGAGGATGATGAGTTGGTGGATGTCGTCGTCACGAAACCGGGTGATGAAGTGGTGCTCTCAACCGATAACGGAATGGCGATACGATTCAACGAATCAGACGCTCGTTCGATGGGGCGGAACACGAGTGGTGTCAAGGGAATTAACCTCAGTAGTGATGATAAGCTCGTGGGAATGGTTGTCGCCGATCCTGAGGCGACCTTATTAACAGCCTGTCTGAATGGTTACGGAAAACGTACAAATTTTGGACCTAATTTGGTTGAGCACGACGATTCTGGAGAAGAGGATGGTTCTTCCTCGTCACGTTATCGAACGCAAAAACGTGGTGGTAAGGGAGTTCGCGATATCAAAGCCACTACCCGGAACGGCCCCGTCATTGGGATCGCACGTGTCACTGAAGATGACGAAGTTTTGATGATGACGGCCCGGGGTAAAATCCAGCGAATTCGTTGCAGCGACATCAATGTGATTGGCCGCAATACTCAGGGAGTTCGGATCATGAGCCTTGATGAGGGGGATTCTCTCACAGCGGTGGTTCGTGTTCCGAAGGAAGAAGAAGAGGCCAATTCTGAAGCGGAAAATCAGGCTCCGACCGGCGAAGGGCCAGCTGCCAGTGAGGGCTCTGACCCGCCCGAGCAAATAACGCCGGAAAACAATGAATTGATCGATGAAGCCGATGGTGCGGTTGAAAATCCGCCTGAGTCGGGTGAATCGTCCGATGATTCCACGGAAGACGAATCTTAATCTAAGCTTCCAAGACACCAATGGCCCAGGGATGGTCATTGGTATTTTGCTCTGCGGCTCCTGCGCTCGCCCCTTCATGCTATGGTTTCGAGTGAAGTAGCATCGAGCTGCGTCCATGACGTCTGTGACGATTGAGGGACAAGAAATGAAAGTGACGGTTATTGGGTCAGGATACGTCGGTTTGGTCACCGGAACCTGTTTCGCAGAGAGTGGAAATGATGTAACTTGCGTCGATATTGATCAAGCGAAAATCAATCGACTGCAGCACGGCGAGATTCCGATCTATGAGCCGGGCCTTTCCGATTTGGTGCGCCGAAACACTCAGGCGGGAAGACTGAT encodes:
- the gyrA gene encoding DNA gyrase subunit A, which produces MPIEDELKESYLTYAMSVIVSRALPDARDGLKPSQRRILVAMNDLNLGPASGRVKCAKISGDTSGNYHPHGESVIYPTLVRMAQEWNMRYPLVDKQGNFGSIAGLPPAAMRYTEARLSQISSQMLDDLKLDTVDYVPTYDERRSEPTVLPARFPNLLVNGSSGIAVGMATSIPPHNLGEVCDALIKVIEEPNVSIDELAEIIPGPDFPTGGIICGRSGIRRGYHTGRGTITVRARAKVEEVARNRSRIVVSEIPYQQFRDRVVERIAGLVNDGRIPGISSIRDESDLKEPVRLVIDVKRDADAEVVLNQLYQFSPLQDTFSIILLALVDGKPRLMSIKTLLEEFVRHRVNVIRRRTQFLLVRARKRKHTVEGLLLALANIDEIIRIIRASRTQAEAKIGLMGVECPAAMMQRALGEDGFQRFQEERGATDVYTLTAVQSDAILRMTLGQLVNLEQEKLGGEHRTLLEEIGDYLRILSDQANILAIIKDDLQDIRKRHSDVRRTEISGEELGDIDLEDLITEETMVVSLSHQGYIKRTPSSVYRAQRRGGKGLKGAKTEDEDPIAHLFVASTHAYLLFFTNKGKVYWQKVYGLPQLSRESRGRAIVNLLNLSEGEKIADCRAVRDFNLPGHFLMMATRNGLIKKTPLEAYSRPKKGGIIAVKLREDDELVDVVVTKPGDEVVLSTDNGMAIRFNESDARSMGRNTSGVKGINLSSDDKLVGMVVADPEATLLTACLNGYGKRTNFGPNLVEHDDSGEEDGSSSSRYRTQKRGGKGVRDIKATTRNGPVIGIARVTEDDEVLMMTARGKIQRIRCSDINVIGRNTQGVRIMSLDEGDSLTAVVRVPKEEEEANSEAENQAPTGEGPAASEGSDPPEQITPENNELIDEADGAVENPPESGESSDDSTEDES